One genomic region from Anopheles bellator chromosome 2, idAnoBellAS_SP24_06.2, whole genome shotgun sequence encodes:
- the LOC131212744 gene encoding choline/ethanolamine kinase isoform X2, which produces MTSNLIAKASSPSEMRDIAARICRDYLTGAWKTISAEELQLKRISGGLSNFLYYVSLPDQHYYSGGNRSSPRDSFSGSELCGKTKPTNGNKRARKDSYTSMLEPKEVLLRIYGQTHGEHALETMLTESVVFTLLSERKLGPKLHGIFPGGRIEQYIPARSLQTAELGDPKISLKVAEKMAAIHSMKIPLSKEPDWLWNTMHRWLKGIEGTLETMDRDRANGNVGGTDGTDGSTNISDVDRDFLTEMDLAGEVKWLRSMIASEDFPVVFCHNDLQEGNILLRQDEPVTGYECNSVETFDESTQLDSHFSGILISNGIVPSGDPLSHGNATINLNRNSRKRSLENDHTVEHDLDNTRDSVLSGNSQPLSETASSITDSEPELMIIDFEYCAYNYRGFDLANHFLEWTFDYSNGAAPYFFHKLDQYPTYEQQFGFAHSRAT; this is translated from the exons GCAAGTTCGCCCTCCGAGATGCGGGACATTGCGGCACGGATCTGCCGGGACTACCTGACCGGTGCGTGGAAGACGATATCGGCCGAGGAACTGCAGCTGAAGCGGATAAGCGGTGGCCTTTCGAACTTCCTGTACTACGTTAGCCTTCCGGACCAACACTACTACAGCGGCGGGAACCGCAGCTCACCGAGAGACTCCTTCAGTGGGTCGGAACTCTGTGGCAAAACCAAGCCCACGAACGGTAACAAGCGGGCCCGCAAGGATAGCTACACGAGCATGCTGGAACCGAAGGAG GTGCTACTGCGAATCTATGGCCAAACCCACGGGGAACACGCACTGGAAACGATGCTGACGGAATCGGTCGTATTTACGCTGCTGTCGGAACGGAAGCTGGGCCCGAAACTGCACGGCATCTTTCCGGGCGGTCGCATCGAGCAGTACATTCCCGCCCGGTCCCTGCAAACGGCCGAGCTGGGTGATCCGAAGATATCGCTCAAGGTGGCCGAAAAGATGGCCGCGATTCACAGTATGAAAATTCCGCTGTCGAAGGAACCGGACTGGCTGTGGAACACGATGCACCGGTGGCTGAAGGGCATCGAAGGAACGCTGGAGACGATGGACCGTGATCGTGCCAATGGAAACGTCGGGGGAaccgacggcaccgacgggaGCACCAACATTAGTGACGTGGACAGAGACTTTCTGACGGAGATGGACCTCGCGGGAGAAGTCAAGTGGCTGCGGTCGATGATCGCAAGCGAAGACTTTCCGGTCGTGTTTTGTCACAACGATCTGCAGGAGGGTAACATCTTACTGCGACAGGATGAACCGGTAACCGGCTACGAATG CAATTCGGTGGAAACATTCGATGAGTCCACGCAACTGGACTCTCACTTTAGCGGTATTCTGATTTCGAATGGAATTGTACCTAGCGGTGACCCCCTGTCCCATGGAAACGCAACCATCAACCTCAACCGGAACTCGCG caaacgatcgcttgAAAACGATCATACGGTGGAGCACGATCTTGACAATACGCGTGACTCGGTGCTGAGCGGCAACTCGCAGCCCCTCTCCGAGACGGCGTCCTCCATCACGGACAGCGAACCGGAGCTGATGATCATCGATTTCGAGTACTGCGCCTACAACTACCGTGGGTTCGATCTGGCCAATCACTTCCTCGAGTGGACGTTCGACTACAGTAATGGTGCGGCACCGTACTTCTTCCACAAGCTGGACCAGTACCCCACCTACGAGCAGCAG TTCGGCTTTGCGCACTCGAGAGCAACGTGA
- the LOC131212744 gene encoding choline/ethanolamine kinase isoform X1, protein MTSNLIAKASSPSEMRDIAARICRDYLTGAWKTISAEELQLKRISGGLSNFLYYVSLPDQHYYSGGNRSSPRDSFSGSELCGKTKPTNGNKRARKDSYTSMLEPKEVLLRIYGQTHGEHALETMLTESVVFTLLSERKLGPKLHGIFPGGRIEQYIPARSLQTAELGDPKISLKVAEKMAAIHSMKIPLSKEPDWLWNTMHRWLKGIEGTLETMDRDRANGNVGGTDGTDGSTNISDVDRDFLTEMDLAGEVKWLRSMIASEDFPVVFCHNDLQEGNILLRQDEPVTGYECNSVETFDESTQLDSHFSGILISNGIVPSGDPLSHGNATINLNRNSRKRSLENDHTVEHDLDNTRDSVLSGNSQPLSETASSITDSEPELMIIDFEYCAYNYRGFDLANHFLEWTFDYSNGAAPYFFHKLDQYPTYEQQEKFIAQYLNHLSSGDEDDSVAGDGDEVSEAGSNADEVEQIRREVQCFTMVSHLFWSLWAIVNVYQQIEFGYMEYAVCRLKQYRLAKKFYTETMGNGSPKGGASLMDPEK, encoded by the exons GCAAGTTCGCCCTCCGAGATGCGGGACATTGCGGCACGGATCTGCCGGGACTACCTGACCGGTGCGTGGAAGACGATATCGGCCGAGGAACTGCAGCTGAAGCGGATAAGCGGTGGCCTTTCGAACTTCCTGTACTACGTTAGCCTTCCGGACCAACACTACTACAGCGGCGGGAACCGCAGCTCACCGAGAGACTCCTTCAGTGGGTCGGAACTCTGTGGCAAAACCAAGCCCACGAACGGTAACAAGCGGGCCCGCAAGGATAGCTACACGAGCATGCTGGAACCGAAGGAG GTGCTACTGCGAATCTATGGCCAAACCCACGGGGAACACGCACTGGAAACGATGCTGACGGAATCGGTCGTATTTACGCTGCTGTCGGAACGGAAGCTGGGCCCGAAACTGCACGGCATCTTTCCGGGCGGTCGCATCGAGCAGTACATTCCCGCCCGGTCCCTGCAAACGGCCGAGCTGGGTGATCCGAAGATATCGCTCAAGGTGGCCGAAAAGATGGCCGCGATTCACAGTATGAAAATTCCGCTGTCGAAGGAACCGGACTGGCTGTGGAACACGATGCACCGGTGGCTGAAGGGCATCGAAGGAACGCTGGAGACGATGGACCGTGATCGTGCCAATGGAAACGTCGGGGGAaccgacggcaccgacgggaGCACCAACATTAGTGACGTGGACAGAGACTTTCTGACGGAGATGGACCTCGCGGGAGAAGTCAAGTGGCTGCGGTCGATGATCGCAAGCGAAGACTTTCCGGTCGTGTTTTGTCACAACGATCTGCAGGAGGGTAACATCTTACTGCGACAGGATGAACCGGTAACCGGCTACGAATG CAATTCGGTGGAAACATTCGATGAGTCCACGCAACTGGACTCTCACTTTAGCGGTATTCTGATTTCGAATGGAATTGTACCTAGCGGTGACCCCCTGTCCCATGGAAACGCAACCATCAACCTCAACCGGAACTCGCG caaacgatcgcttgAAAACGATCATACGGTGGAGCACGATCTTGACAATACGCGTGACTCGGTGCTGAGCGGCAACTCGCAGCCCCTCTCCGAGACGGCGTCCTCCATCACGGACAGCGAACCGGAGCTGATGATCATCGATTTCGAGTACTGCGCCTACAACTACCGTGGGTTCGATCTGGCCAATCACTTCCTCGAGTGGACGTTCGACTACAGTAATGGTGCGGCACCGTACTTCTTCCACAAGCTGGACCAGTACCCCACCTACGAGCAGCAG GAAAAGTTCATAGCCCAGTACCTCAACCATCTGTCGTcgggcgacgaagacgatagTGTGGCGGGCGACGGGGACGAAGTATCCGAAGCCGGTAGCAACGCGGACGAGGTGGAACAGATACGCCGCGAGGTGCAGTGCTTCACGATGGTATCCCACCTGTTCTGGAGTCTTTGGGCCATCGTCAACGTGTATCAGCAGATCGAGTTTGGCTACATG GAGTACGCCGTGTGCCGGCTAAAGCAGTACCGCCTGGCGAAAAAGTTCTACACCGAAACGATGGGCAACGGGTCCCCGAAAGGTGGTGCCTCGTTGATGGATCCCGAGAAGTGA
- the LOC131210405 gene encoding luciferin sulfotransferase-like has translation MSFEYTEITDPLYVDNREANGEEDFVMVRAKELSDVPISIPNWQPEAHCYTKRFLSYEKELVDAPVYEDDVWVASYPKSGTTWCQEMVWLLCNDLNFEAARAESLRTRYPFLEISLIHDVPGSSFERARETRRPRFIKTHLPVSMLPKAYWTVKPKTLHIRRNPKAVALSYYHHSRGYFYRGTMENFIQSFIREHHFYSPFHAHVIEYHELRGCENVLHLSYEDMKRDLPAAVGRVCRFLGKSYSEAQLGPLYQHLSFESMRENRACNYEDPDNPRDQDNRFIRKGQVDSWKEELPEDLVEALDRWTLEKVPNAEHRKLFA, from the exons ATGTCGTTCGAATACACGGAAATAACGGATCCCCTGTACGTGGACAATCGAGAGGCGAATGGTGAGGAGGATTTCGTGATGGTTCGTGCCAAGGAGTTAAGCGACGTGCCGATTTCCATCCCCAACTGGCAACCGGAGGCTCACTGCTACACCAAGAG ATTTCTTAGTTACGAAAAGGAACTGGTGGACGCTCCGGTTTACGAGGACGATGTGTGGGTTGCTTCGTACCCAAAAAGTGGAACCACCTGGTGCCAGGAGATGGTTTGGTTGCTTTGTAACGATCTCAATTTCGAAGCTGCCCGGGCTGAAAGTTTACGCACGCGGTATCCGTTCCTCGA GATTAGCTTGATTCACGACGTTCCGGGCAGCTCGTTTGAACGGGCTCGCGAGACACGGCGGCCACGTTTCATCAAGACGCACCTGCCCGTTTCGATGCTTCCGAAGGCCTACTGGACGGTGAAACCGAAAACGTTGCACATCCGCCGGAACCCGAAGGCGGTGGCCCTTTCCTACTACCATCACTCGCGCGGCTATTTCTACCGCGGCACGATGGAGAACTTCATTCAATCGTTTATCCGCGAGCACCACTTCTACTCACCGTTCCACGCGCACGTGATCGAATACCACGAGCTGCGGGGGTGCGAAAACGTGCTGCACCTTTCGTACGAGGACATGAAACGGGATCTGCCCGCGGCCGTTGGTCGGGTTTGTCGGTTTTTGGGCAAATCGTACAGCGAGGCCCAGCTGGGGCCGCTGTACCAACACCTTTCGTTTGAATCGATGCGAGAAAACCGGGCCTGCAACTACGAGGATCCAGATAACCCGCGGGATCAGGATAATCGATTTATTCGGAAGGGTCAAGTGGACAGCTGGAAGGAGGAACTACCGGAGGATTTAGTTGAAGCGCTCGATCGTTGGACGCTTGAGAAGGTGCCGAACGCGGAGCATAGGAAACTGTTCGCTTAG